From Antedon mediterranea chromosome 9, ecAntMedi1.1, whole genome shotgun sequence, a single genomic window includes:
- the LOC140058115 gene encoding CMP-N-acetylneuraminate-poly-alpha-2,8-sialyltransferase-like yields the protein MVTQKTITLFTFLISFSVLVTAFTLLWSSKYNYNIHISRQYYQRFLQTAETPKRSTKELVETELNKTIDLVKIFNLRAKANKLKLSLLTPSHIHGTFKNLRQFRKVTHYGKYVGKTKQIITRHRTCAVVGNGGILLNSGCGSEIDAHDFVMRSNMAPIKGFVNDVGNKTNIMTVNGESTRFLHWYIQGKKTKIMSYGSQNYTPRTASYFEFLHFFSRNNLNVSIAYPHKQFYQHLKIFWNMTDRPSSGLFLYTAALQFCDMISLYGFYPFSMAPDGRNITYHYEGKTEAEFKNSHDMPSEYKKLVKMSDERYLRMVTNKCML from the exons ATGGTTACACAAAAGACGATTACCCTATTTACGTTTCTAATAAGCTTCTCTGTACTGGTAACTGCATTCACTCTATTATGGTCgtcaaaatataattacaacATACACATAAGCAGACAGTATTATCAAAG ATTTCTGCAAACTGCTGAAACACCGAAGAGATCCACGAAAGAATTAGTTGAAACTGAACTTAATAAAACCATTGATTTAGTTAAGATTTTCAACTTAAG AGCGAAAGCGAATAAACTCAAATTAAGTTTGTTAACTCCTTCTCATATACATGGTACATTTAAGAATCTGAGACAATTCAGAAAAGTTACTCATTATGGCAAGTATGttggaaaaacaaaacaaattattactcGCCATCGCACATGCGCAGTAGTCGGCAATGGTGGAATTCTTTTGAACAGTGGATGTGGCTCTGAAATTGACGCTCATGACTTTGTAATGAGATCAAACATGGCTCCTATAAAAGGGTTTGTAAATGATGTTGGAAACAAAACGAACATAATGACCGTAAATGGTGAATCTACAAGATTTCTACATTGGTACATCCAGggaaaaaagacaaaaattatGAGCTATGGAAGTCAAA ATTATACTCCACGAACTGCAAGCTACTTTGagtttcttcatttttttagcAGAAACAACTTGAATGTTTCAATTGCTTATCCGCATAAGCAGTTTTATcaacatttaaagat aTTCTGGAACATGACAGATAGGCCTTCATCCGGCCTGTTTTTGTACACTGCAGCCTTGCAGTTTTGCGATATGATATCACTGTATGGATTTTATCCTTTTAGCATGGCACCTGATGGAAGAAACATTACATATCATTATGAAGGAAAAACTGAAGCTGAATTTAAAAATTCCCATGATATGCCGAGTGAATATAAGAAACTTGTAAAGATGAGCGATGAACGATACCTTAGAATGGTTACGAATAAGTGCATGCTTTGA